The sequence below is a genomic window from Candidatus Bathyarchaeia archaeon.
TCCAACGACCTTATCATCAACTACTTTCAACGAAGGACCCGCTCAGCACTGCAATCCATCGAAGAGTCAAGTTTAGAAAGATAGATCTCGATCGTCCGGGCCTTGACAAGCTTCAGACCATCTCAATCAGATCTTGTCCGGCTAAAGACACCGCTTGGAATACTACTCAAGGGTACACCGATCAAAACGATGCCGAAACTGAGGCTACATGTTCACAAAACTAGGCCTTCCAAGGTCACGACGGTTGGCGACGTGGTCTCCAGAGAGACCTTGGCGGCTGGAATCCCAGTTAACCTGAGAATAGTAGACCAGATGACACTTAGAAAGCGGATCGGCCTGGTCGAAATCAAAGCAGAGCGGACATACCGAGTGAAGAATCCCGCGGGAGTCATTACGAGCGAGGCGTGGGATACAATCAGAATAGCTCTGAGAGAGAGGGAAGCGGTAATCTTCGTGGATGGTGAAGAGGACCTGCTCGCGATTCCTGCCGTTCTCGAATCACCTGAAAATGCCCTCGTTATCTATGGACAGCCCTCAGAGGGGCTCGTCATTGTAACCGCGTCCTCTCAGAAGAAGAACGAGGTCAGAGAAATCATGAACCGAATGACCGAAGAATAGTAGTCTGAAACCACGCCCGAAGATCAGGCGCGAACAAAACTTGCACAGATCATCCCATAATACGTCGGGACCGCGTACGATAGCA
It includes:
- a CDS encoding GTP-dependent dephospho-CoA kinase family protein, producing MTSFRPSQSDLVRLKTPLGILLKGTPIKTMPKLRLHVHKTRPSKVTTVGDVVSRETLAAGIPVNLRIVDQMTLRKRIGLVEIKAERTYRVKNPAGVITSEAWDTIRIALREREAVIFVDGEEDLLAIPAVLESPENALVIYGQPSEGLVIVTASSQKKNEVREIMNRMTEE